The genomic window CCGGTGTTAAATATGATAAAGAGTCGATAACAAAAGCAGTTGAAGAAATAGATGTCAAAAAATATTTTGGTAATATTGAAGTAACAGATTTAATTGAATTATTATATTAACAAATAAAGGCTCTATGTCAAATCGTGTTGATGGACAATAATATTGATGAAAAAGTCTCAAAAATAAAATAGAATTAATTGAAGTGAGGGAAGAAATTCTCTCGCTTTTTTATTTAACCTGAAAAACTTGATTTTGAATCAAAAAGATACGTCGTTTGAATAGTAGAAAGTTTCGATAGCCATAGGCAACACGTTTAATCACTTTAATTTTATTGTTAATGCCTTCTAAGAAACCATTTGAATAGGAGTATTTAAAGGCATTCATGACTCCTTGGGAGAACTTACCAAATATCTTGAATTTATCTTTAAAATACTTTGGTAATTCAACAGGTATCTTTGAACATAACTCTAAAAATAAAACATAATCGTTGGTTCTATAAGCATACTTCAATTCTTGCATAAAATGATACGCTTTTTTTAATAGAGAACTATAAGAAAGTAACTCATCTACCAATTCGGTAGATGACATATTTCTCTTGAATAAAGGACGATAATAAAAGTGTTTATAGTTTAATTCAAAACTGTCCTTTAAAAGGAGTTTCCAATAACGCTTTAATCTTCGATACTGCTTTCCTTCCTCTTGATTGTGGCGTTTTAGTTGATTCATTTCTTTTATTCTTAAGGTGTTGAAAGATCGGTTAATATGTTGAATAATATGAAATCGATCTGTGACGATTTCGGCGTTTGGAAAGACTGTTTTTAATAGTTGACCGTAACTTGCATTCATGTCCATGACCAAAAATCTTACTTTTAGACGTGATTTTCTGGAATACTTCATAAAGTAAGAAACCAACTTATGCAATCTTTTATCAGGTAAGATATCGATTATTTTTTTAGATGCCGCATCA from Vagococcus martis includes these protein-coding regions:
- a CDS encoding ISL3 family transposase, with the translated sequence MDNNTRKLLNLTDDSLIFNEDWLSREARNNRSVNMITGRLVNKDKQCKKCGCYQSVKNGTYQTISQLPEVERRPTYLKLHRERYLCRNCGSTFSASTSLVDDYCQISKQLKYQIAFDLKENQSRKKIAEYHSVSENTVKRVLVSFTNNQQPNFNFLPTALCVDEFSSTSDCHAGMSFICADAASKKIIDILPDKRLHKLVSYFMKYSRKSRLKVRFLVMDMNASYGQLLKTVFPNAEIVTDRFHIIQHINRSFNTLRIKEMNQLKRHNQEEGKQYRRLKRYWKLLLKDSFELNYKHFYYRPLFKRNMSSTELVDELLSYSSLLKKAYHFMQELKYAYRTNDYVLFLELCSKIPVELPKYFKDKFKIFGKFSQGVMNAFKYSYSNGFLEGINNKIKVIKRVAYGYRNFLLFKRRIFLIQNQVFQVK